Below is a window of Bacteroidales bacterium DNA.
AGTTTTTTTTGGAACTTATTAAAAATTTTAATTTCGTTAAAGTTAAAGAAGATGAATATATAGAACCAACCAAAGAAGAAATTTTAGAAGGTTTAAAAGATGCCTTTAATGAAGTTAGACTTCATCAGGAAGGTAAAATTAAACTTAAACCTGCAAAAGATTTATTGAATGAGTTATAGTGTTTTATATACTTTTAATTTTAAGAAAGAGATTAAAAGGCTTTCTAAAAAATACCCTTCCCTTAAAAATGAAATTGAAATTTTAATTACCGAACTTGAAGAAAATCCAACTCATGGCATATCTATTGGTAAAAATTGTTACAAAATACGATTAGCGATAAAATCTAAAGGTAAGGGTAAAAGTGGTGGAGCACGTGTAATTACCTTTTTTAAAATCATAAAAACCGAGATTTATTTACTCACAATTTATGATAAATCTAAGAAAAAAGATATTTCAGATAAAGAAATTCAGGAACTAATAACAGAAATTCCCATATA
It encodes the following:
- a CDS encoding type II toxin-antitoxin system RelE/ParE family toxin; the encoded protein is MSYSVLYTFNFKKEIKRLSKKYPSLKNEIEILITELEENPTHGISIGKNCYKIRLAIKSKGKGKSGGARVITFFKIIKTEIYLLTIYDKSKKKDISDKEIQELITEIPI